In one window of Candidatus Avedoeria danica DNA:
- the pepF gene encoding oligoendopeptidase F codes for MTATLPVRRDADPATTWDVESVFPDRAAWEHAVAGVEAALPALAAFAGTLAHGPAQLLSCLTAMEALARPFERVWLYASMFAAVDAADADALAMVDRMRSLGSRVAGATAFYEPEVLAIEPAQLRDWVAHEPALAPYAHGFDRLERRRPHVRSAEVEAVFGQISDPFRTASSVHSVLANAELAFAPAVGADGTPHAVAQGTIGALVTHPDRVVRRTAYESYADAHLACKQTMATALAAGIKQDAFFAAARRYPSSVDAALAQTFVPRDVYDNLLAAFRANLPTWHRYFRWRRGALGLDALHPYDIKAPLTAALPVVPYAQAVEWIIEGMRPLGDDYVAVMAEGLTTGRWVDIYPNVGKRSGAFSTGSYDTHPFIFMSYNDDIFSLSTLAHEIGHSMHSYYSRRTQPYATARYGLFAAEVASNFNQALVRAWLLEHQQAPSFQLALLEEAFSNFHRYFFLMPTLARFELALHERAERGQPLSADVMNGLLADLFEEGYGGEVVVDRDRVGITWAQFHTHLYSNFYVYQYATGISAANALAERVLGGVPGAVGAYRTFLGAGGSDFPLALLERAGVDMRSRDPVDAAFAVLADMVDRVAVLTAAAPGPNG; via the coding sequence ATGACCGCCACTTTGCCCGTCCGCCGGGACGCCGACCCCGCAACGACATGGGACGTCGAGAGCGTGTTCCCGGACCGCGCTGCCTGGGAGCACGCGGTCGCAGGCGTCGAGGCGGCGCTGCCGGCCCTTGCGGCGTTCGCCGGAACGCTGGCCCACGGGCCGGCGCAGCTGCTGTCGTGCCTGACGGCGATGGAGGCGCTCGCCCGGCCGTTCGAGCGGGTCTGGCTGTACGCCAGCATGTTCGCGGCCGTGGATGCCGCCGACGCCGATGCGCTGGCGATGGTCGACCGAATGCGGTCGCTCGGCTCGCGCGTGGCCGGCGCGACCGCCTTTTACGAGCCCGAGGTCCTCGCGATCGAGCCGGCGCAGTTGCGCGACTGGGTGGCGCATGAGCCCGCCCTCGCGCCTTACGCGCACGGCTTCGATCGCCTGGAGCGCCGCCGGCCGCACGTCCGGTCGGCCGAAGTCGAAGCGGTGTTCGGTCAGATCAGCGACCCGTTCCGGACCGCATCCTCCGTCCATTCCGTCCTCGCGAACGCCGAGCTTGCGTTCGCGCCGGCCGTGGGCGCCGACGGAACCCCGCACGCCGTGGCCCAGGGGACGATCGGCGCGCTCGTCACCCACCCGGATCGCGTCGTGCGTCGGACGGCGTACGAGAGCTACGCGGATGCGCACCTGGCGTGCAAGCAGACGATGGCCACGGCGCTGGCGGCCGGGATCAAGCAGGACGCGTTCTTTGCGGCGGCGCGCCGCTACCCCTCCAGTGTCGACGCTGCGTTGGCCCAGACCTTCGTGCCGCGCGACGTCTACGACAACCTGCTGGCCGCCTTCAGGGCCAACCTCCCTACGTGGCACCGCTACTTCCGCTGGCGGCGCGGCGCCCTCGGCCTGGACGCGCTTCATCCGTACGACATCAAGGCGCCGTTGACGGCCGCCCTGCCGGTCGTGCCGTACGCGCAGGCCGTGGAATGGATCATCGAGGGCATGCGACCGCTCGGGGACGACTATGTGGCCGTGATGGCCGAAGGGCTGACGACGGGCCGCTGGGTGGACATCTACCCGAACGTCGGCAAGCGCTCCGGCGCCTTCTCGACGGGCAGCTACGACACCCACCCGTTCATCTTCATGAGCTACAACGACGACATCTTCAGCCTGAGCACGTTGGCCCACGAGATCGGGCACTCCATGCACTCCTATTACTCCCGGCGCACGCAGCCGTACGCCACGGCGCGCTACGGCCTGTTCGCCGCCGAGGTCGCATCGAACTTCAACCAGGCGCTCGTGCGCGCCTGGCTGCTCGAGCACCAGCAGGCGCCGTCGTTCCAGTTGGCGCTGCTCGAGGAGGCGTTCAGCAACTTCCACCGCTACTTCTTCCTGATGCCCACGCTCGCCCGCTTCGAGCTGGCGCTGCACGAGCGCGCCGAGCGCGGCCAGCCGCTGAGTGCCGACGTCATGAACGGCCTGCTCGCCGACCTGTTCGAGGAAGGGTATGGCGGCGAGGTCGTCGTCGACCGCGATCGCGTCGGGATCACGTGGGCGCAGTTCCACACCCACCTCTACTCCAACTTCTACGTCTATCAGTACGCCACCGGCATCAGCGCCGCCAACGCGCTCGCCGAGCGCGTCCTCGGCGGTGTGCCCGGCGCGGTCGGGGCCTATCGCACGTTCCTTGGCGCGGGCGGCTCGGACTTCCCGCTCGCCCTCCTCGAGCGCGCCGGCGTCGACATGCGCTCCCGCGATCCGGTGGACGCCGCGTTTGCCGTGCTCGCGGACATGGTCGACCGCGTGGCCGTGTTGACCGCTGCGGCGCCGGGGCCGAACGGCTGA
- a CDS encoding MoxR family ATPase: MADPNPVPNDDAHDVAGATTARPWPSSPATDGGGLAGAPSPERTDDHGPVPPADRDRTSELRDLAAAVQRSGAFVEPLEAAIRRYVVGQDAMVERVLIALLADGHLLLEGVPGLAKTLLVKTVAGCLHADFSRVQFTPDLLPADLVGTQVYSPRTAEFSVHKGPLFANIVLADEINRAPAKVQSALLEAMQERQVTIGDETFPLPELFLVLATQNPIEQEGTYPLPEAQVDRFMLKVEVTYPQRSEERRVLDVMTGAALPPPVPVVQPADVLAARAVARRIYVDDKIKEYVLDLVWATRDPASAGLKDLAPLIDFGASPRAGIYLVAAARAHAFLRHRPYVTPDDVKALAPDVLRHRVIPSYEAEAEGVSGSAIVQRILERVDVP, from the coding sequence ATGGCCGATCCAAACCCCGTGCCCAACGACGACGCACACGACGTCGCCGGCGCGACGACCGCCCGGCCGTGGCCGTCGTCGCCGGCAACGGACGGCGGCGGGCTCGCCGGCGCCCCGAGCCCGGAGCGAACGGACGACCACGGCCCCGTCCCGCCCGCCGACCGTGACCGGACGTCGGAGCTGCGCGATCTCGCGGCCGCCGTCCAGCGCTCCGGCGCGTTCGTCGAACCGCTCGAGGCCGCGATCCGGCGCTACGTCGTCGGACAGGACGCGATGGTCGAGCGCGTGCTCATCGCCCTGCTGGCGGACGGCCATCTCCTGTTGGAGGGCGTACCGGGCCTGGCCAAGACGCTCCTCGTCAAGACCGTTGCCGGTTGCCTTCACGCCGATTTCAGTCGAGTCCAGTTCACCCCCGACCTCCTCCCGGCCGACCTCGTCGGCACCCAGGTCTACAGCCCGCGGACGGCCGAGTTCAGCGTCCACAAGGGCCCGCTCTTCGCCAACATCGTCCTGGCGGACGAGATCAACCGCGCACCGGCCAAGGTTCAATCGGCGCTCCTCGAGGCGATGCAGGAGCGCCAGGTGACGATCGGCGACGAGACGTTCCCGTTGCCGGAGCTGTTCCTGGTGCTGGCCACGCAGAACCCGATCGAGCAGGAGGGCACGTACCCGCTGCCCGAGGCACAGGTCGACCGGTTCATGTTGAAGGTCGAGGTGACGTACCCACAGCGCTCCGAGGAGCGCCGTGTCCTCGACGTGATGACCGGTGCGGCGCTGCCGCCGCCCGTGCCGGTCGTCCAGCCGGCCGACGTCCTGGCGGCGCGCGCCGTCGCGCGCCGGATCTATGTCGACGACAAGATCAAGGAGTACGTCCTCGATCTCGTCTGGGCGACCCGCGATCCGGCTTCCGCCGGCCTGAAGGATCTCGCGCCCCTCATCGACTTCGGCGCCTCGCCGCGGGCCGGCATCTACCTCGTTGCGGCGGCGCGCGCCCACGCGTTCCTCCGCCACCGGCCGTACGTCACCCCCGACGACGTCAAGGCGCTGGCGCCGGACGTGCTGCGCCACCGCGTGATCCCGAGCTACGAGGCCGAAGCGGAAGGCGTGAGCGGCAGCGCGATCGTCCAGCGCATCCTCGAGCGCGTCGACGTTCCGTAG
- a CDS encoding DUF58 domain-containing protein, whose translation MLTPELMRQIRRIEIRTRHLVDQSFGGEYHSVFKGRGMAFDEVRPYQPGDEVRTIDWNVTARTGEPHVKRFVEERELTVLLVVDVSASFDVGTRGRFKRDLAAELGAVLAFAATTNHDRVGLVLFSDKVELLVPPRKGRRHVLRLVRELLTTRPTGRGTNVRLALDTANRVLARRGIIFLISDFQTDIGRFRTTLAATRRRHDLVAVELTDPLEADIPAVGLVRLADAEHGTHALVDTSSGRWRTAHAAARATHAAALTAALRDGGVDRIAVTTGADYAPALASFFQRRARTRRRAGRRRSAA comes from the coding sequence GTGCTGACGCCCGAGCTCATGCGCCAGATCCGGCGCATCGAGATCCGGACGCGCCACCTCGTCGACCAGAGTTTCGGTGGCGAGTACCACTCCGTCTTCAAAGGCCGCGGCATGGCCTTCGACGAGGTGCGACCGTACCAGCCGGGCGACGAGGTCCGCACGATCGACTGGAACGTCACCGCCCGGACCGGCGAGCCCCACGTCAAGCGCTTCGTCGAGGAGCGCGAGCTGACCGTCCTCCTCGTCGTCGACGTGAGCGCCTCGTTCGACGTCGGAACACGCGGCCGTTTCAAACGCGACCTGGCCGCCGAGCTCGGCGCCGTCCTCGCGTTCGCCGCGACGACGAACCACGACCGCGTCGGCCTTGTCCTGTTCTCCGACAAGGTGGAGCTGCTCGTCCCGCCGCGCAAGGGCCGCCGCCACGTGCTGCGCCTCGTGCGCGAGCTGCTCACGACACGCCCGACCGGCCGCGGCACGAACGTTCGCCTGGCGCTCGACACCGCCAACCGGGTCCTCGCCCGGCGCGGCATCATCTTCCTGATCTCCGACTTCCAGACGGACATCGGCCGGTTCCGCACGACCCTCGCCGCCACGCGGCGCCGCCACGACCTCGTGGCCGTCGAGCTGACGGATCCGCTTGAGGCTGACATTCCGGCCGTCGGCCTGGTGCGCCTCGCGGATGCCGAGCACGGCACCCACGCGCTCGTCGACACGAGCAGCGGCCGCTGGCGCACCGCCCACGCCGCCGCCCGCGCCACTCACGCCGCCGCGCTCACCGCGGCGCTGCGCGACGGGGGCGTCGACCGGATCGCCGTCACGACCGGCGCCGACTATGCACCGGCCCTCGCTTCGTTCTTCCAACGCCGTGCGCGCACCCGCCGCCGTGCCGGCCGCCGCCGGTCGGCCGCATGA
- a CDS encoding VWA domain-containing protein: protein MSTFRFASPEALVLLLAVPLLALAPRWRRRRTGVDAAAALRVASTAAVGRASAAAGHSLRQRLYTLLGPVRLVALALAVIALARPQSGQARETIQGEGIDIALALDISGSMAALDFEPDNRLAAAKAVIKEFVESRQYDRLGLVVFAREAFDQCPITVDHSVLLRQLDQVKLSTELGIEDGTAIGLGLANAAAMLKDQQAKSKIIVLLTDGVNNVGQIDPLTAAEAARALGIKVYTIAAARSGQVPVPVDGFFGPRVAYQESQIDEETLRAIADATGGAFFRAQDTAALREIYAQIDKLEKSTVELRQWTRYRELFAWWLGPALALWCLELVLRRTALRTLP from the coding sequence GTGAGCACGTTCCGGTTCGCCTCGCCCGAGGCGCTCGTGCTGCTGCTGGCCGTGCCGTTGCTGGCACTCGCCCCGCGCTGGCGCCGGCGCCGCACGGGCGTCGATGCCGCGGCCGCGCTACGCGTCGCGAGCACGGCGGCGGTCGGGCGGGCCAGTGCGGCGGCCGGGCATTCGCTGCGGCAGCGTCTTTACACGCTGCTCGGGCCGGTGCGCCTCGTCGCGCTCGCGCTGGCGGTCATCGCCCTGGCGCGGCCACAGAGCGGGCAGGCGCGCGAGACGATCCAAGGCGAGGGCATCGACATCGCGCTGGCGCTCGACATCAGCGGCAGCATGGCGGCGCTGGACTTCGAGCCGGACAACCGGCTGGCAGCGGCCAAGGCCGTCATCAAGGAGTTCGTGGAGAGCCGGCAGTACGATCGGCTCGGCCTGGTCGTGTTCGCGCGCGAGGCGTTCGATCAGTGCCCGATCACGGTCGACCACAGTGTCCTCCTGCGCCAGCTCGACCAGGTAAAACTGTCGACCGAGCTCGGGATCGAGGACGGCACGGCGATCGGCCTTGGTCTGGCGAACGCGGCGGCGATGCTCAAGGACCAGCAGGCGAAGAGCAAGATCATCGTCCTCCTCACGGACGGCGTGAACAACGTCGGCCAGATCGATCCGCTCACGGCGGCCGAGGCGGCGCGGGCCCTGGGCATCAAGGTCTACACGATCGCCGCCGCCCGGAGCGGCCAGGTGCCGGTGCCGGTCGACGGGTTCTTCGGGCCGCGCGTGGCCTATCAGGAGAGCCAGATCGACGAGGAGACGCTGCGCGCGATCGCGGACGCCACGGGCGGTGCGTTCTTCCGGGCGCAGGACACGGCCGCGCTGCGGGAGATCTACGCGCAGATCGACAAGCTCGAGAAGTCGACGGTGGAGTTGCGGCAGTGGACGCGCTATCGCGAGCTGTTCGCGTGGTGGCTCGGCCCGGCGCTGGCGCTGTGGTGCCTCGAGCTCGTGCTGCGCCGCACGGCGCTGCGCACGCTGCCCTGA
- a CDS encoding VWA domain-containing protein, with translation MTFARPMLLWLLALVPLAVLLLLASARSRTRALHRLGDPALIARLSSAADANARRVRDALWPVALALAIVALARPQWGRAVQVVQQQGNQVIVVLDVSTSMLAQDIKPDRLSRAKAEIGRLFELLQGDEVGLVLFAGASFVQLPLTSDYATARGFLDSAQPAVISRPGTEIADALRTALTAFDMRREGGKAVFLITDGEDHAADPQAAADEARDAGVKIFAVGYGSPVGERVPQLDAAGNVVGWKVDAAGQPVISRLAERPLERLAATTGGSYWRAGVAGGAVDGLLAALDGMQRGTSEGRIETSRVERFQLFLLIAVLLMVVAEAWPFLGRGAMAGTRARDRGPAAPTDAVGRRARPAAPTLAFVLMLGPLAAGCAPNVAADVRAGNEALAAGDTKAAAAHYAAAADAAPERPEPAYDLGVARLVDGDFGSARRDFERALVGATGDLAAMAWYNLGTAALMAGELDVAIDALSEVLRTAPDDGDAKHNLELALAARNTAQSQSEAEDERKAEGQEGQQSSDGQSRPGEEQGDGQEPGSGDEEGSQSSASGPGTGTPGATGTPAAGDEQASAGAGGTSTAMAQARRTPGAGSDRTSGTPAAGQAGGKTGGASAQMTQDEARRLLEAIGGRARTLGEVLRMRLMAPGNPPEQDW, from the coding sequence ATGACGTTTGCCCGTCCGATGCTCCTGTGGCTGCTCGCGCTCGTCCCGCTGGCCGTGCTGCTGCTGTTGGCCTCCGCCCGCAGCCGCACCCGCGCGCTCCACCGCCTCGGCGACCCGGCGCTGATCGCCCGCCTCAGCTCCGCCGCCGATGCGAACGCGCGGCGGGTGCGCGACGCGCTCTGGCCGGTGGCGCTGGCGCTCGCCATCGTCGCGCTGGCGCGGCCGCAGTGGGGGCGGGCGGTGCAGGTTGTCCAGCAGCAGGGCAACCAGGTCATCGTCGTGCTCGACGTCTCGACGAGCATGTTGGCCCAGGACATCAAGCCGGATCGGCTGTCGCGCGCCAAGGCCGAGATCGGCCGGCTGTTCGAGCTGCTCCAAGGCGACGAGGTCGGCCTTGTGCTGTTTGCCGGCGCCAGCTTCGTCCAGCTCCCGCTCACGAGCGACTATGCCACCGCCCGCGGCTTCCTCGATTCCGCCCAGCCGGCCGTCATTTCCCGCCCCGGCACCGAGATCGCCGACGCGCTCCGCACGGCGCTGACCGCGTTCGACATGCGCCGAGAGGGCGGCAAGGCCGTCTTCCTCATCACGGACGGCGAGGACCACGCCGCCGACCCGCAAGCCGCCGCCGACGAGGCACGCGACGCAGGTGTGAAGATCTTCGCCGTCGGCTACGGCTCGCCGGTCGGCGAGCGCGTGCCGCAGCTGGACGCGGCCGGCAATGTCGTCGGCTGGAAGGTCGACGCGGCCGGCCAGCCCGTGATCTCGCGTCTGGCGGAGCGCCCGCTGGAGCGCCTTGCGGCCACGACCGGCGGCTCGTACTGGCGTGCCGGGGTCGCGGGCGGTGCGGTCGACGGCCTGCTCGCCGCCCTTGACGGCATGCAGCGCGGTACGAGCGAGGGCCGGATCGAGACGTCGCGCGTCGAGCGCTTCCAGCTGTTCCTGCTCATCGCCGTGCTCCTCATGGTCGTCGCGGAAGCGTGGCCGTTCCTCGGCCGCGGCGCCATGGCGGGCACGCGAGCGCGGGACCGCGGCCCGGCGGCACCCACCGACGCCGTTGGCCGCCGCGCCCGCCCCGCTGCGCCGACCCTCGCCTTCGTGCTCATGCTCGGGCCGCTCGCCGCGGGCTGCGCCCCGAACGTCGCGGCCGACGTGCGCGCCGGCAACGAGGCGCTGGCCGCCGGCGACACGAAAGCGGCCGCCGCCCACTACGCCGCCGCCGCCGACGCCGCGCCCGAGCGCCCCGAGCCGGCATACGACCTCGGCGTGGCGCGCCTGGTCGACGGCGACTTCGGCAGCGCCCGGCGTGACTTCGAGCGTGCCCTCGTCGGAGCGACGGGCGATCTGGCGGCGATGGCGTGGTACAACCTCGGCACCGCCGCGCTCATGGCCGGCGAACTCGACGTCGCGATCGACGCCCTCTCCGAGGTGCTGCGCACGGCGCCCGATGATGGTGACGCCAAGCACAACCTCGAGCTCGCGCTGGCGGCGCGGAACACGGCCCAGTCGCAGTCCGAGGCGGAAGACGAACGGAAGGCCGAGGGTCAGGAAGGGCAGCAGTCGTCCGACGGGCAGAGCCGGCCCGGCGAGGAACAAGGGGACGGTCAAGAGCCCGGCAGCGGCGACGAAGAGGGATCCCAATCGTCAGCGAGCGGTCCCGGTACCGGCACGCCGGGCGCGACGGGCACGCCGGCGGCGGGCGACGAGCAGGCGAGCGCCGGCGCCGGCGGCACGAGCACCGCGATGGCGCAGGCGCGCCGCACGCCCGGCGCGGGCAGCGACCGGACGAGCGGCACGCCGGCCGCCGGCCAGGCCGGCGGCAAGACCGGGGGAGCGTCGGCCCAGATGACGCAGGACGAGGCGCGGCGATTGCTCGAAGCGATCGGCGGGCGGGCGCGGACGCTGGGCGAGGTGCTGCGGATGCGGCTGATGGCGCCGGGCAACCCGCCGGAGCAGGACTGGTGA
- a CDS encoding protein BatD, producing the protein MTARPTRRALAACAWTLLVLAVAPPANAQPPSDPSAAAPTPAAPSPISASVDRTTLSTDDTLRLRVEVNADTMQLSQLQQPVFEGFAIVGSTSSSNLAMINGVPSFQLGYDYALQPMRSGDLVVPSFSIDINGQTYRTDPIPITVTVGTQPTVSPAQAAPGAVAPGERFFITAGVDKPDAWIGEQIVYTFRLFQAANLGQQPSYGAPPFTGFWQRRESSQRSDRVLVGDRLYLVTDLDTYLFPTRSGDIEIPPARLSLVGDLSDARNRLTTEPITVRVRPLPAGAPPSFGGAVGRYGLAASAAPTDVAVDEPVRLTLTLSGEGNVETAPDPAWPELVGWQSYDDGQTQAVEARDGRIIGQRTWRRLYVPSRPGPAQLPAVRYAYFDPQRGSYAVAETAPIDVRVRPASNAGAAAPAATDPADRAAPVDAGVVPVPDTSRWRTDAPLLEPVVPPPGARTGPGVLGRAVPGRVTRLGYWLLWFGPFVVIALDIGRLRRARRRAAQRNAHGARVHAAADAARREMVAASSSGAVPAVALADAVRAVLAAAIGPRVSGVAHDALLPLLETSGIGSALARRAVEALTLGDAAAWRPAGFEVAEGREVAEGQPVAEGQEPRASGRKGRTAAADADALIAALAAALARGEGGR; encoded by the coding sequence GTGACGGCGCGCCCGACCCGGCGCGCGCTCGCGGCCTGCGCTTGGACGCTGCTCGTCCTCGCCGTCGCGCCGCCCGCGAACGCCCAGCCCCCCAGCGACCCGTCAGCAGCAGCCCCGACGCCTGCTGCGCCGAGCCCGATCTCGGCGTCCGTCGACAGGACGACACTCTCGACGGACGACACGCTCCGCCTGCGCGTCGAGGTGAACGCCGACACCATGCAGCTCTCGCAGCTGCAGCAGCCCGTGTTCGAAGGCTTCGCGATCGTCGGCAGCACGAGCAGTTCCAACCTGGCGATGATCAACGGCGTGCCCTCGTTCCAGCTCGGCTACGACTACGCGCTCCAGCCGATGCGATCCGGCGACCTTGTCGTCCCGTCGTTCAGCATCGACATCAACGGCCAAACGTACCGCACCGACCCGATCCCGATCACCGTCACAGTCGGCACCCAGCCGACGGTGTCGCCCGCGCAGGCCGCGCCCGGTGCGGTGGCGCCCGGCGAGCGGTTCTTCATCACTGCCGGCGTCGACAAGCCGGACGCCTGGATCGGCGAGCAGATCGTCTACACCTTCCGCCTCTTCCAAGCCGCCAACCTCGGCCAGCAGCCGTCGTACGGCGCGCCGCCGTTCACCGGCTTCTGGCAGCGCCGCGAGTCAAGCCAGCGCTCGGACCGCGTCCTCGTCGGCGATCGCCTCTATCTGGTGACGGACCTCGACACCTATCTCTTTCCGACCCGCAGCGGCGACATCGAGATCCCGCCCGCCCGACTTTCGCTCGTCGGAGACCTGAGCGATGCCCGCAACCGCCTGACGACGGAGCCGATCACCGTCCGCGTCCGTCCGCTGCCCGCCGGCGCGCCCCCCTCGTTCGGCGGCGCCGTCGGCCGCTATGGCCTCGCCGCGTCCGCCGCCCCGACCGACGTGGCGGTCGACGAGCCCGTCCGCCTGACGCTGACGCTCAGCGGCGAGGGCAACGTCGAGACCGCACCCGACCCCGCCTGGCCGGAGCTCGTCGGCTGGCAGTCCTATGACGACGGCCAGACGCAAGCCGTCGAGGCGCGTGATGGCCGGATCATCGGCCAGCGGACGTGGCGGCGGCTGTACGTCCCGTCGCGGCCCGGCCCGGCGCAACTGCCCGCCGTGCGCTATGCCTACTTCGACCCGCAGCGCGGCAGCTACGCCGTGGCCGAGACGGCCCCGATCGATGTGCGCGTCCGACCGGCCTCGAACGCCGGCGCCGCCGCGCCCGCGGCGACGGATCCCGCGGACCGCGCTGCACCTGTGGACGCCGGCGTCGTGCCCGTACCCGACACGTCCCGCTGGCGCACGGATGCCCCGCTGCTGGAACCCGTCGTCCCCCCGCCGGGCGCACGGACCGGCCCGGGCGTCCTCGGCCGCGCCGTGCCGGGTCGTGTCACGCGGCTGGGCTACTGGCTGCTCTGGTTCGGCCCGTTTGTCGTCATCGCGCTCGACATCGGCCGCTTGCGGCGGGCGCGCCGGCGGGCCGCGCAGCGCAACGCGCACGGCGCACGGGTACACGCCGCCGCCGACGCGGCCCGCCGTGAGATGGTCGCGGCATCCTCCTCCGGCGCCGTCCCGGCCGTGGCGCTCGCCGACGCGGTGCGGGCCGTGCTGGCGGCGGCCATCGGCCCGCGCGTGTCCGGTGTCGCGCACGATGCGCTGTTGCCGCTGCTGGAAACGAGCGGCATCGGGTCGGCGCTCGCCCGGCGGGCTGTCGAGGCGCTCACGCTCGGCGACGCCGCTGCATGGCGACCCGCCGGCTTCGAGGTCGCCGAGGGACGGGAGGTTGCCGAAGGGCAACCGGTCGCCGAGGGACAGGAGCCGCGCGCAAGCGGGCGCAAGGGCCGCACGGCTGCCGCCGATGCCGACGCGCTCATCGCGGCGCTGGCTGCGGCGTTGGCACGGGGGGAGGGCGGGCGATGA
- a CDS encoding SH3 domain-containing protein, whose translation MSEVRRTRRWGAARASRVLTGTPGFGLLAVAAAVLVAWSPAGGGRVAAMTPVMPTPGAPSAVDLVAAGDALYAADDLAAAADAYTDARELGGLDAAHAVRLGNAFVRLGLPGRAMAAYRLAEAATPRDPALRANIAWLRAQLANGAAAAPADARGAAAEGAGAVTAGTDDLPEVDHATAFAPAKRRSWSIAWWAVASRAWWSLDGLAVFVLAAWWVAVLALWTGRVETRRWARVVAGCALGAALLAGALLGARMVRRAAAVPAIVVEPRSAAVRQGPGLPFSAVRSLPEGAEVRYVERRGRWLRLADEGGGAGGGGWIAAGSVVDVPE comes from the coding sequence ATGAGCGAAGTTCGACGGACCCGGCGTTGGGGTGCTGCGCGCGCCAGCCGCGTGCTCACGGGGACGCCCGGGTTCGGTCTCCTCGCGGTGGCAGCGGCCGTGCTCGTGGCGTGGTCGCCAGCGGGCGGCGGCCGGGTGGCGGCAATGACGCCGGTGATGCCGACACCCGGCGCTCCGTCGGCCGTCGATCTCGTCGCCGCCGGCGACGCGCTGTATGCCGCGGACGACCTCGCCGCTGCCGCCGACGCGTACACCGATGCCCGCGAGCTCGGCGGGCTCGATGCGGCGCACGCCGTGCGCCTCGGCAACGCGTTCGTTCGGCTCGGCCTGCCGGGCCGGGCGATGGCCGCCTATCGGCTGGCCGAGGCGGCGACGCCGCGCGATCCGGCGCTGCGGGCGAACATCGCCTGGCTCCGGGCGCAGCTGGCGAACGGCGCCGCTGCGGCCCCGGCCGACGCACGCGGTGCCGCCGCCGAAGGGGCAGGGGCGGTGACCGCCGGTACCGACGACCTGCCGGAGGTGGACCACGCCACGGCGTTCGCGCCGGCCAAGCGGCGCAGTTGGTCGATCGCCTGGTGGGCGGTGGCGAGCCGCGCATGGTGGTCGCTCGACGGGCTCGCGGTGTTCGTGCTCGCCGCATGGTGGGTGGCGGTGCTTGCGCTTTGGACAGGGCGGGTCGAGACCCGGCGCTGGGCGCGCGTGGTCGCCGGATGTGCGCTCGGGGCGGCGCTGCTGGCGGGGGCGTTGCTCGGCGCGCGGATGGTGCGTCGTGCGGCCGCGGTGCCCGCGATCGTCGTCGAACCGCGGTCGGCGGCGGTCCGGCAAGGGCCTGGGCTGCCGTTCTCCGCCGTGCGGTCGCTCCCGGAGGGCGCCGAGGTGCGCTACGTCGAGCGGCGCGGGCGCTGGCTGCGGCTGGCGGACGAGGGCGGCGGGGCAGGCGGCGGCGGCTGGATCGCGGCCGGTTCCGTCGTCGACGTGCCCGAGTAG
- a CDS encoding YihA family ribosome biogenesis GTP-binding protein: MKINEIEFVKGVVSPAGYPRDGLPEIAFLGRSNVGKSSLLNLVTGRRSIARTSRTPGKTREINYFLINGKAYLVDLPGYGYAKVSRTQREAWAKLMAPYLQQRPTVKLIFHLIDSRHPPTDLDRVAIGLCAGSQARYVMVLTKTDKPNQRERAASTKALTAALTELGIDPPIVQTSAAAHRGADALLAHIAAAITGGPPPTSARPAARKMVDVSVPAPDLHDAPPTNTYSGTSTTEPAAIQPPPPAPPPSSASRSQRPRRST, from the coding sequence ATGAAGATCAACGAGATCGAGTTCGTCAAGGGCGTCGTCTCGCCTGCCGGCTATCCGCGCGACGGCCTGCCCGAGATCGCGTTCCTCGGGCGGTCCAACGTCGGCAAGAGCTCACTGTTGAACTTGGTGACCGGTCGGCGCAGCATCGCCCGCACCAGCCGGACACCGGGCAAGACACGCGAGATCAACTACTTTCTGATCAACGGGAAGGCGTACCTCGTCGACCTTCCGGGCTACGGCTACGCCAAGGTATCGCGCACGCAGCGCGAAGCGTGGGCCAAGCTCATGGCACCCTATCTCCAGCAGCGGCCGACCGTGAAGCTCATCTTCCATCTCATCGACAGCCGCCACCCCCCGACCGACCTCGACCGGGTGGCGATCGGCCTGTGCGCCGGCTCGCAGGCCCGTTATGTCATGGTGCTGACGAAGACCGACAAGCCGAACCAGCGCGAGCGCGCCGCCAGCACGAAGGCGCTGACCGCCGCTCTGACGGAACTCGGCATCGACCCGCCGATCGTGCAGACGAGCGCCGCCGCGCACCGCGGCGCGGACGCGCTGCTGGCCCACATCGCCGCCGCGATCACCGGCGGGCCGCCGCCGACGTCCGCCCGGCCCGCAGCCCGGAAGATGGTGGACGTCTCCGTACCGGCGCCCGATCTGCACGATGCGCCGCCGACGAACACCTACTCGGGCACGTCGACGACGGAACCGGCCGCGATCCAGCCGCCGCCGCCTGCCCCGCCGCCCTCGTCCGCCAGCCGCAGCCAGCGCCCGCGCCGCTCGACGTAG